The Coccinella septempunctata chromosome 6, icCocSept1.1, whole genome shotgun sequence genome segment TGAAATATTCAGATCGTCTTATTTTATTGTCATTAATACCCGTTTGGATCGACTTATTTAAGGCAGGCTTAACAAGTCACTCAAGTCAGTTATTGTTGCGGCAACTGCTGAAGAAATCCGAGAAATAAGTGCCTATATATAAGCTTTAACGTTGAGCCTGACTTGAATATGTCGGTGCATAGGGACATACTACTCTAACTAGTTCAAATCTGCATTCTATATTCTGCATTAGGTTGCGCGTCTAAACgttatattaaaattattcaatattttttgcaggacaaccaATACCTCATGATCCAGACTTCAATGGACCCCTCAAATATCGTTCTTGCACTGATGTTATATTCTTGATGgtatttttgattttcatagGCTGTTGGACTGGAATTGCTTTATTTGGTGAGCATTTCTAATATTTGTTCGTTGTTGAATTTCACGCATTCCTTATTcgatcgaaaatttaaaatccTCCTGAAACAATTTCTTTTTTGCACTCTTCCCTTGGGTAACTCAATTACTTTACAAACTGTAGGTAtactaaaaatttatttttatattcaatataaatattTAAGCTTACAACAACGGGGATCCCTCCGCAGTCTTGGCACCAAAGGATTCGAATGGTTTGAGATGTGGCATTGACGAAGGGGTGACAGACAAAAAGTATCTATTTTTCTTTGATATCCTAAAGTGTGTCAATCCGTCTGTTCCTTTCCTAGGATGTCCTACCACTCAGGTACCTATCTGAAGTTCACCGACATTTGTCATATATTTTTATTCCTTGTTTATTTTACAGGTATGCGTTGATAAATGCCCAGATATTGGAGAATCAAAATGCAAGTATGAAATACGTAATAGAGATACAGATTGTGTTAAATCGAAATATCCAACTACTAATGGTAAGAGTCAATCTAATTTGTAAATGTCTTTTCGTTTACATAATATGCTCATGCTTTAGTCTCAAAATGCggatattcatattcataaatATAATAATGATGATTAATCAAGTTGAAAGCTTACTCTAATATTCTTTTTTGCTGTTGATCAATCTGATCTTTAAGGCTGTTCTGTTTGGTGTGTTGTGAATGATATTTATCGTTTAGGCATTTCAaaatttatcagaaatatagGTTTTGCATAAACTTTGAATGactatttatttgaaaaattctgaaaaattttgaatgaatctaAATAATGTTTGTTTAGCATAAGGAATAacaaatatttataaaaaaataaaatatcattgGGAGCAATAATGAATGTGTTGGCTGTGCGCCTGTGCTACTAAATATGAATCTCAATTGTTTTTTCATCCATCAGTTTTGAATCGCTGCTTGTTTAATGCCATTCAACTCAAAAATCtcgaaaatatttccaagaAAGAAGCTCTTCACAGAAAACCAGTAACACATTGGCCACCCAGTATAGATCATAGTAATGATTTCATTAACTGGGAACACTTAATTCAGGTATATTACTCATGGATTCTCTAAACTCTAGTTAGATTTATGAAAGTAGTGAGAATGATGGTagtaattttatttcaggatttGCTTGCATGCTTGTTAATACACTAACAATTGCATGATGCTGCTGCTGCAGGATGTCGCTATTAAAAATATTGTGATATTTTTCTTGAGAATGAAAGCCATCTAACATATCGCTTGTTGTCtgataaaatatgaattttcgcTTTGAAATATGcacagaatttaaaaaaatctttatttttcGATTTGATAATTTTTGCTAGAATCAGTGTAACTCGAGGTCCGTTCAATTCATATAAAGTGGTTCTAGAAATACCTAAATACATCTTATATTCTTGGAAATTGATTTTTAATTCGTTAACTTGAATCCATACAATATGATTTCATACAggaaagagaaaaattataaaaatattggaaaaccCTGACAGTAATTAATTAAGTCACAAATTGGGGCAAAATTGAAACACAAATAGATTGATTATTTTGTAATTGCACAGTAAATTCTTAAAGAGCAatccagaaaaaaatgaatatacatAATTAAATTACTTTATGAGTTGAATATGTCTGTTATTATGTTTTTAATAATTTCCAGTTCAGGGAAGATGTATTCCTATACTGAATAAGGAATGGACTCCTACTAATGCTGAAGCTAAAAATGTCGAAAAAGCAGTACAAAATGTTAAATTGATTGCAGATACTGAACAGGTACGCCACAAGTTATAATTTCATTTGAGTGTGCGTATGAAttctctaaaaaaaaaaaaataaaataatgtgATTGATAagctcaaatgaaaaaattacaacTATGAATAATGATTGGCTTGAATTCTAAGATTTATCACTAATTTCACTAACATTCCCCTAAGAGCAATTCAGCAATAACTTCCCAGGTATTAGGAACCCTATAATTCAAATCTTGCTTCTTTGGATACTAATTATACaaaattattgtattcatttagGGTTTGACAAAAAACCTAACATTATATGTGTTCCAGCTTGGTCAAAATGTTGTGAATGATTTAATGACATGTTGGTCAAAAATTTTACTATTTCTCTTTGGCACCTTTATCTGCACTCTCCTTTACATAATGATGCTTAGGTGGATTGCCGGAGTGATGGTCTGGTGTTCTCTTTTTGGGCTCATTATAGCATTGGCACTTGGTAAGTCTTGCAAAGAATTCttttatgtttattatgttcaCTATTGCCGAGCATAAACATTTAGGATCTATCAcaagaattcgaaaaaaaagttttgagaattattttttGGAGATAATAGGTAACTTGGTGAAATTTGGTACTAACTTTAGGTATATATAAGTTATATTCTGTATccagttcaaaaaaattaacgttcctatatttatttattaagcAGGTACCTAATGGAAACTCGAATTTCGTATCACGCTCTATCGCAGTTTATTCCTGTTTAACTGCTTCTATGACCCAAAGGTCTGACTATTAACTGGCACAAGTTCGAGGTTCGCTCGGATctaatttatttcaattttttgtatttggaaTCTTTCAAAGGCtttggaaataataaattttgGTCGTTTCCAGTGTTTATACATTTATttcatccaatggatatccataTCTATATACTTTTATCTTATATGTATCGAATAAAAAAATCCAATGGCATTTAAATGTTTTAGGCGTTTACGCCAGTTGGTACAAgtatgaaaaaatgttgaaagaaGAAAGAGATATAGGCTATCAGGAAGTGGCAGAATCATTCCAcaatgtgaaaaaatatttctggatGACGGCATTGATAATATGTATGGTCACTTTGGTAATTGTTCTATTAGTTACAATATTTTTGAGGAAACGAATAAATCTGGCAATCACTTTGATTGAAGAAGGAAGCAAGTGAGAATTATTTTTAGGTATAGAAATGCAATAATactaattaattttttccaagGGCTATTTCTTCTGTCACATCTGTCCTGGTTTTTCCAATTATTCCTTGGATTTTTCAAATTGGAGTAATAATTTTTTCTGTCTCAATTGGTTTGCTTCTAACAACAACAGGATCACCTTTATTTGTTACTAAAGGGAAAGGTACAGGTATTTGTCTGCAAAGGCTGGTGAGTCgctttttttcctatacccaCAGAATTGTTTGATtactattatttatttttcagaataaaattTGTAACCCAAAGGATTTCAATAATTTGGAATGTCCAGAGTTAACTTGCAGACTTATAAAAATGCAACACAATGATTTTTATGATTATATGCATTGTAATGTTGAACATTTCAAATTAATAATCCTCATTTCATACTTATATTTTTAGGGTTTAatattttcggatttttttGGGGAAGTTTCTTCGTTTCTGCTTTTAGCCAAATGGTGCTTGCAACAGTGTTTGCCACTTGGTACTGGACTAAACCACGTCGTAATTTACCTTTCTTTGCAGTTACTTCAGCCTCTTTAACAGTACTCAGGTAATATCATTAATAGGaataatatttcttcatttcacttccaaaattcaatttaaattttggtTCATAATATATGTATAAATAAATAGCCTCATATAACGTTCAACTTTTCAATTGACTATTAAAacaaaacattcatttttatttgttaGTGAATAAGACAATGAAAATGTTGGTAGGTATAAAATATTAGgttctttcgtttgcataaaatgtgtagcacttttctgcactcgattttagtattcgttttctgattgaatttacaccagtgtagaagaggtgtagtttatctacagctacactttttatgcaaacgaaaggccCTTATGTGACAACAAACAGTAGAAAGTAATGTCATTATTAGCAGTACACATTGTTGTTTAATTATAACTTGCAATACAGTAAACCTGACTGAGCTCTTCTTTAATATTTTTAACTTTAATATTTGCTGCTTTTCATTTCAGGTATCATATTGGCACCCTTGCATTTGGTTCTTTAATCATAGCAATATGCAGGATGATCAGATTAGTGTTAGAATACATTGAtagaaaattgaagaaatatgATAACGAAGTAACCAGAGCCATAATGTGTTTACTGAAATGTTTCTTCTGGTGCCTTGaaaagatattgaaattcattagTACTAATGCATACATTATGTGTGCAATACATGGCAAGAACTTTTGCACAAGTGCCAAAGAGGCCTTTACATTGCTAATGAGGAACGTCATTAGATTTGTGGTCTTGGACAAAGTAAGAGTAAAAACTTTCTGTTTTTTGTATGCTAAATATTCTGTTTCAGGTTACCGATTTCCTTTTCTTTGTTAGCACTTTACTCATCAGTATTGGAGCTGGATCAGTTGCTTATGTCTTCTTTGCAACAGACTTGACATCTTTGgataattcaaatttgaattatgTTGAAGTGCCTATTGTTTCAATTGTATTATTCACtttcttcatttcgaaaatatttttccatgttTATAGCATGGCAGTGGACACATTGTTTTTATGTTTCTGtaagtaacttttttttttcagttgtgtGTAATTACAACTAAGTGTTGTCGTTTTCAGTGGAAGATTGCGAGAGGAATGATGGCTCTCCAGATAGGCCTTACTATATGTCCAAAGatctaatgaaaatatttggaaagaaaaataaaatagagtAGTTCATTCTAGTTGGTTCAACTGTGATACGTTTTAACTTGTACTGAAGATAAGCAGAAGTTGCGGAATCCATTTTGTTTAGAGTAGTTTTTATATTGATGCTCAAGTTGTATATTCTTTATCTGCATAAAAATGCCAAAGTATTAATTATGTATTACTAAATGTATgtgaaaaattaacaaattatttttcataaaaaaatgtaattctGTAATGGTGATTATCAATATATTTATGCATATGTTGTATACTTAATTAAAGGCACAGTTTGAAATGATCATGCAATATTATCCTAAAtaatttctaatatcaattcctatcttggAATTTCCATCATTTGATAGGTATTTGCTGCACATATCCATACCATGTTAGTTGCTCACAGTATTATTAACTGTCCCCTGTTAACTTTAGATTTTGTTCATCAATGttagatgaaaatataaatgaataatttaaatgTCAGGTTCACTTGGTTTGGGACAGTTAAACACCAAAATtgtagtggaaaaaaaaaataaatcaaaattggTTACTATAAATATGGAGTAGTAAATTAtttaaattaatttatttttcctgTAATGCTCACTGCACCAAGTGTATTATAATtacaaatatttattcattcaccAATGATATCAGAATTATCAGAAAGTTTCAAAGGTACAAGTCCATTTTCGTCTACTCTAGATAGAATTTTACAAATTAAAGGAGACTCGACACCTAAAATATATTCACAATATCTGGGCTCCAATAAGTAAAGAGAAACAGCATTTAGATTGGAAGTATTCTCCAAACATTTTAATTTGACTTCTGTTTGTCTCGGTTTACCAGTCTTATCACATATTTCTCCATTTGAATAAAAGTGAGATAACTGCTTTCTTTGGGAAACTGATTTGGGTCTTTTCTGAGGATGATCTTTCAACCATTCGATATGTTTATCCCTCATGAATATTCCTAAATTGATAGAGATTTTGGTGCCATCTTTTTCAATATGATATTGCTCCACTGATTTTCCGTAACAAAATTCGTATCTCCACCAACCAGTTCCACCAGTTAAACAGTTTTTTCCTGCCAAAAAGTTTTCAACTGGTGAAGTATCGGTGATTGCATTTTCtattgaaataatagaaaattctCTTTCAGTTAAATCTATGGGTGTGATTCTGATACCTTCAAACTCTGACTGCATTCTGAGTTGTTTACTCTGAGCTTTTAATTTAGCCAAGTTATACGGTTTAACTGTGCTACCTTCAATAGGCGTACAATTAATTGGATGTTCTCCACTTTCTTTAGGCTTATATTTTGGATGAGAACATAATAGGGGAGATAATATTACTAATTCATATTGACATGTTGAGGTTTCTTTCAATGAATACACATCATGCTTTCCATGAGCATAACATACATAAAGTGCTCTAGTTTCACGAGGTTTGTTGTTGTTCAAATCACATGTTGTTCCATTTCCCATATGAATTTCTAGGTAAGGCAAAttgacattttcaatttttttgacaGGAATTTGACCCATTTCATTTTCTGTTTGTTGAAACTcttttaataatttattatactCTTCATCATTCCATTTCCCTAGAATATATTCTTGAAGTTTAGTTTTTTTGCCTTCTCGGTCTTCATGATACTGCCTCACAAATTTCCCATGACAAACTTCATAAGTCCAATAGGATTCTAATCTGTAGGAGCATAAAGATTGACTGAATAAAGGAGCTATAAGCTCCAATGCGGTAGGGCCCTCATATTTATCTTGGTTTTCTTTACTGTCTTTTTCTTGGATTTTCGGCAGATGACATTTATATTTCTCCTGATGTGATGATGTTACTATTATAGATTCTCCATTCATCAATTCTAAATCCTTAGAATTGCTGTCTACCCAATTGATATCAAAGAGAACTGTATCATCAAATCCTCTTAGAGAATGTTCAGCTGTATTAACTCCAAATTGTAAATAAAAACAATGAATAAATAACAAATCCAAATATTTCATGATGAAGACCACTACAGCACAGAGGTTGTCTCTGCTACAGCAAAGAGTTAGTTTGACTATGAGTTAGGTTAACCAAAGAAAGAACAGAatgggtgtgttcataaacttactccgagagtagagtatgagtatggtcatgctcagagagcatactctgaggaactaaaagtacgtttgtgaacgcttcgggtaatcagaacttactcagagcttgcaaatcgttagagttccctatggCAAAAggcaaacaaagattatagagttaggagttaggttaggttaactaTAACTATAATCTTTGGGCCATAGCACAGAACTCAAGGTAGGGGCGTTATTCTATAACCTGTTATTCAATAACCTGTTATTCAATAACTGTTATTCGTTGAAGTATTAAATAACAGTTATAGGTTTAGCAAAGAtaagaatgaatgaaataagAGCACAACAGTATGCCAAGAGGAATCCTTATTATTATAGAAAAACTTTGTGTTAAAGATCCTGAAAAATAAGAGTTTGAAGACGTTGGGCCAGAATGATGGTGGAAAAATATAGAATTGGTGGATGCGCTGTATTTGTAATTGAAAAGAGCGGCCTCTCAGAATATTAATTGTGGAAGTTTAATAGGAGAAGGAGATCGTAATAGCACAACCCTCTTGAACCTAGTGTTATGAGGGCTGTGGTAGTAGTAGAGTATGACTGAGTTTGAATTTAACCTTTGAAGACTCATAGTTAATAAAgtaaattaaataaattaaattaaaatgaaatttttgccaTTTTGGGGCCTGGTGGTTCTGCTCGCTTCTAGTGATGGCTCGGCATGTAAATGCAACCGGCCGCGAGGTCACAGAACAGACTTACTTTATGCGCGAGGTTAGGGGAGGTTAGAATCATGCCGTTAAGCCGGAAGAAGGTATAGGTCCCCCACTCCGATTTTGATAAAATTTGGCACGGTGATTGGGGTCGATGAGTAGATGATACGAAATTTAAGCTCAGGTAAATCATTTTTGTGGAAGTTACGCTAGATTGAACATCTTCAGGTCACGGTTATTTTAGGTCCCTGAGGAATAACGCACAGGTAGGAAGAGCGTGTGGGAagcgtgggtagaatgcgtgggttgggatGCGCGGGTAGAAAGCGTGGGTTGGGATGCGCGGGTAGAAAGCGTGGAATCTGGAGAATAATGAGCTTTACTGATgtaaaaatgctgaaaaacaAGCCTTACAAATGAGGGTGGAGCTTAATAAGTGGGCGTGGCCTTATAAAAATGGGCTATGGTTTTACTTCTAAGGGATGGGGTCAGGGACAAGGTTGTCTCTGGATGGGGCcgtccgatttcgatgaaatttggtacGTATGGTTATTGAGGGTCATAGAATCAATTGCGatcataaaatatacagggtggatcttGAATTTGAGTGTAGAGCACTTTTTAGGTTGTCAAAATTTTATGCCATAAATCGATCGGGATCGTCGAGATGTCTCCTAGACTGAGTAACATAAATATtctgtatcttgaaaattgtagaagttatggagattttttgttttttcaaggtTTTGCCAATATCTTGCTCATTATGTGCCCTATCGCCATCAAACTTGGTGAGGACGTTCCTCTCGTCAAGACGGTTCTTTTGAACCCTaaggtacagctggattcccaacggtttcggagttatagaAGTTATTGTGTTTTCAAGGTTATCTCCTTTTCTCCCTTATCCTTCTACCGAAATCGACCAAATTTGGTAGGTCGATTTAACTACGAAAGacgcatctttgagacccttaggtacagctggatatccagcggtttcggagttatCGATCTTTTGTTTTGACAAAtgatcaccctatatctcgctCGTTTTCCGACTGATCGCGATGAAACTTGGCAAGAAGAATGTTGTATTTATAACGAGTCttttgaacccttaggtacagcgaGATATCCAATAGTTTCGGAgtaattcttctttcagaatgGAGTATTTGGACATCTCATTTATGGAGTTAGCTTAAGCATTTACTGAGTTATTGACCTTTTGGTCTTGGGAAAAAGACCCTCTATCTCGCTTATTAGCCAACCGATCGCGACGAAAGTCTGCATGGTGAATCTACAGAGATTTGCGATGATACTGTGTGAATTTCAGCGCTCTAAAATAAGTACTTTATGGGTGCAAAATGGAAAGTCTGATAATTTGATCATTCGATTTTTATAAGATTCGGCAAGCTGAAAGAGCATAATTTTAGGGATGCTACGGTACAATTTTTAGCACTCTACGATGAATAGTTGAGGAGATAATAGGGTGCAAAGTTGAACCATTGACTAATCGATTTAGATTATTTTTTGCAGGAAGAATCTACATCATTTGTTGATGTTACCGTAGCAATTGGAGCACTCTAGAAGTAGTAGTTTACGAgcagtgacggctcgtgcccataaggtgtgggtcggccagacccaggatatacaggggaatatcctgaagtaaaattaatatctattttttcaaccaataactgaaaatgaaaacgcggaatcccaccataatctctgtttttctaaaattaaatattgatatattttttgtcgattaacccttaataacctattctaattgaataaatattctttatagagtgtacaagacaaaaacaactcaatttctgtttgaaaattgtatagtttttgtttgagaaaaatggtgttacatatatgtaacgctaatagctacagttactgagaaataaaatagatttgccagtgaaatttgcgttacatatgtgtaacactaggttattatgggttaagtTTCTGAAGATAAGTTGgatagggttgcggctaagagatggaaaaaaatattcaattttatttcccaaaaataaatgcaatcagaaatgacatgtttttcagcatcttgatgttaagttattggttgagaaactactcattgatagaagacgaaggtaattgaaaagcaattggtgggtttcagtgtcttcattttgagtggttgattaatattgaagaaatattaattttattccagacttatgccccatcctgtagatatagtctgatttatttttatacaacagtgtataaaagtttcgttttcaatgcgatataaaggcttgtttttggagaaagaatgtactatacttctttgtttttgcccagcttttgaataatagttttattcttcttcggtgtctctctgtaaataccgataacaaatttattacaacacaaaacgtcaatacgaatcaaaattttaagttaactgaaacacatctacaattttgattttaagtgaaaatgtactaatttttccttcctttatttcaccattcttccttctactgtcacatgatcttgtgacaggatgcaaagtttgtttcgatttgctactactccaattattcaacaattaaagaaatttagaatccactcagattgtcaaaatttacgaaatgaatcgaagaaaactgataaacacgtgcacccctttctcttattctacgacactgacctaattcaattcataatatgggaacagcgatgcggatgcgattcttatatccccactccgaggctcggccggccggcctacgcgtattcaagaagcttcgaaatcaccgtgcccttataaattcactaggaattacgaatttttatggtcaaaaaatcactaaactactcttatacggtcggaataccctttttcaaaaataaactattcatttaataataaaaaaatctaactataattagggatatattatattttcattgactaaaactactcttaaaaggtgcgaatacgctcttttctaaaatagacataatatttaatgattaactattcatttgataatataatatcttagaatagacaatgaggaaatctagaaatatgacaactaaacgaccaaaccatagcaaggtaggcccaactcgtgctggccgaccgtgtatgtatctagcagcgacgtaatacgatgttcaacttggtgataactgcgtgcgacgtaggtgctgtatagtacaataacttgaagcgtttcgctaggctactgccggctggccgacctagcgtgtagcgtgtttatcgtaaggaaagagaacttcgaaataaactaactcagggcgacaggggcgtcacgttgatcgaaataagttgtcgtacgtattactagggaattaatcgagaatttaatatcgaaattaatcatttggaataagttttgaagaacaaaataattataattattttccatttctcgattatttttgggtcggcccggccgaccctgcatacccggacgagccgtcattgTTTACGAGAGAATTGACCCCGAAATATGCCATTTCTAGGCCTCTGAGTTTGCCATTTTACGGCCTGGTAGTTCTACCCGTTTCTAGTGATGGTCCGGCATGTAGATGCAACCGGCTGctaggttaggtgaggttagaatcgcgccgttaagccggaagaaagaaaaggtccccctctccgatttcaaaaatatttggcaCAGTGATTGGGGTCGATGAGTAGATGACACGGTTAAAATTTCAGCTCAGGCAAATGAGTATTTTGGGAGAAAATTGAGGCCGAAATACGACATTTCTCGGCCTCCGATTTTGCCATTTTGCGGCCTAGTCGTTCTACTCGTTTCTAGTGATCCTCTGGCATGTAGATGCAACCGGCCGCgaggttaggtgaggttagaatcGCGCCGTAAAGCCGGAAGAAAGAAAAGGTCCCCCtccccgattttgaaaatatttggcacAGTGATAGGGCTGGATGAGTAGATGATACGGTTAAAATTTCAGCTCAGGCAAATCATAATTGTAGGAGAAAATTGACCCTAAAATATGACATTTTTAGGCCTCCCAGTTTAGCCATTTTTGCGGCCTGGTGGTTCTACACGTTTTTAGTGATCCTCTGGCATGTAGATGCAACCGGCCGCgaggttaggtgaggttagaatcGCGCCGTAAAGCCGGAAGAAAGAAAAGGTCCCCCtccccgattttgaaaatatttggcacAGTGATAGGGCTGGATGAGTAGATGATACGGTTAAAATTTCAGCTCAGGCAAATCATAATTGTAGGAGAAAATTGACCCTAAAATATGACATTTTTAGGCCTCCCAGTTTAGCCATTTTTGCGGCCTGGTGGTTCTACACGTTTTTAGTGATCCTCTGGCATGTAGATGCAACCGGCCGCgaggttaggtgaggttagaatcGCGCCGTTAAGCCGAAAGAAAGAAAAGGTCCCCCTCTccgattttaaaaatatttggcaCATTGATTGGGGTCGATGAGCAGATGACACGGTTGAAATTTCAGCTCAGGCAAATCATATTTGTGGAAGTTACGGTCGGTTAAAAATCTTCAGGTCACGGATATTTTAGGTCCCAGAGGAAAACGCATAGGCAGAAAGGGCGGGTGGGAAGCGTGGGAGGGAAGCTCGGGTAGAAAGAGTGGgttggaaaaaaaaagaaaaaaaaaaaagtgggTTGGGAggcgcaaaaaaaaaaaaaaaaaaaaaaaaaaaaaacgtgggTTGGAAAGCGCGGgcagaatgcgtgggttgggttGCGTGGGTTGGGATGTGTCGGTGTGAGGCGTAGGTGGGATGCGTGGGTGGGTGGCGTGGGTGGCGTGGGTTGGGATGCGTAGGTGGGATGCGTGGGTGAGGTTGCGTGGGTGAG includes the following:
- the LOC123316047 gene encoding choline transporter-like 2 — protein: MAHEPSIPEKYGQPIPHDPDFNGPLKYRSCTDVIFLMVFLIFIGCWTGIALFAYNNGDPSAVLAPKDSNGLRCGIDEGVTDKKYLFFFDILKCVNPSVPFLGCPTTQVCVDKCPDIGESKCKYEIRNRDTDCVKSKYPTTNVQGRCIPILNKEWTPTNAEAKNVEKAVQNVKLIADTEQLGQNVVNDLMTCWSKILLFLFGTFICTLLYIMMLRWIAGVMVWCSLFGLIIALALGVYASWYKYEKMLKEERDIGYQEVAESFHNVKKYFWMTALIICMVTLVIVLLVTIFLRKRINLAITLIEEGSKAISSVTSVLVFPIIPWIFQIGVIIFSVSIGLLLTTTGSPLFVTKGKGTGICLQRLNKICNPKDFNNLECPELTCRLIKMQHNDFYDYMHWFNIFGFFWGSFFVSAFSQMVLATVFATWYWTKPRRNLPFFAVTSASLTVLRYHIGTLAFGSLIIAICRMIRLVLEYIDRKLKKYDNEVTRAIMCLLKCFFWCLEKILKFISTNAYIMCAIHGKNFCTSAKEAFTLLMRNVIRFVVLDKVTDFLFFVSTLLISIGAGSVAYVFFATDLTSLDNSNLNYVEVPIVSIVLFTFFISKIFFHVYSMAVDTLFLCFLEDCERNDGSPDRPYYMSKDLMKIFGKKNKIE
- the LOC123316048 gene encoding endoplasmic reticulum lectin 1 produces the protein MKYLDLLFIHCFYLQFGVNTAEHSLRGFDDTVLFDINWVDSNSKDLELMNGESIIVTSSHQEKYKCHLPKIQEKDSKENQDKYEGPTALELIAPLFSQSLCSYRLESYWTYEVCHGKFVRQYHEDREGKKTKLQEYILGKWNDEEYNKLLKEFQQTENEMGQIPVKKIENVNLPYLEIHMGNGTTCDLNNNKPRETRALYVCYAHGKHDVYSLKETSTCQYELVILSPLLCSHPKYKPKESGEHPINCTPIEGSTVKPYNLAKLKAQSKQLRMQSEFEGIRITPIDLTEREFSIISIENAITDTSPVENFLAGKNCLTGGTGWWRYEFCYGKSVEQYHIEKDGTKISINLGIFMRDKHIEWLKDHPQKRPKSVSQRKQLSHFYSNGEICDKTGKPRQTEVKLKCLENTSNLNAVSLYLLEPRYCEYILGVESPLICKILSRVDENGLVPLKLSDNSDIIGE